The Lycium barbarum isolate Lr01 chromosome 12, ASM1917538v2, whole genome shotgun sequence genome includes a region encoding these proteins:
- the LOC132621701 gene encoding SWI/SNF complex component SNF12 homolog yields the protein MSVNNNNNPNKNIGGSSSFGNSPPGNPIAHLQSQSQPQPQQQQQMPGFPGSFQLSQLSAAHAQAIAQAQSKVQAHAQAQAQAQAQAQAAHAQFQAQLQAQGLSLSQAHALGNLGSGSGSAKRLPQKPPVRPPAFTTTNTVSPMRTMDLSAAARRKKQKLPEKHLHEKVAAILPESALYTQLLEFESRVDSALARKKVDIQEALKNPPTIQKTLRIYVFNTFANQIRTIPKKPNAEPPTWTLKIVGRIMEEGMDPDQAAMFQKSSPMYPKFSTFFKRVSISLDQKLYPDNHIIIWDSARSPAPQDGFEVKRKGEQEFTVNLRLELNYMPEKYKLSPALTEVLGIEVETRTRIISSIWHYVKARKLQNPDDPSFFNCDPPLQKVFGEGKVKFNAVTQKITPHLSPPQPIHLEHRIKLSGNNPAGTACYDVLVDVPFPIQRELNALLANTEKTKEIEACDEAICSAIRKIHEHRRRRAFFLGFSQSPIEFINALLESQSKDLKAVAGEASRNAEKERRSQFYSQPWVEDAVIRYINRKPASDAPGSG from the exons ATGTCtgttaacaacaacaataaccctAACAAGAACATTGGAGGTTCATCCTCTTTTGGAAATTCACCACCTGGAAATCCAATTGCACATCTCCAATCACAATCACAACCCCAACCCCAACAACAACAGCAGATGCCCGGTTTTCCGGGTTCATTTCAGTTATCTCAGCTATCTGCAGCACATGCTCAAGCCATTGCTCAAGCACAATCGAAAGTTCAGGCACACGCACAAGCTCAAGCTCAAGCTCAAGCTCAAGCACAGGCTGCCCATGCCCAATTTCAGGCCCAATTACAAGCTCAGGGTTTGTCCCTTAGCCAGGCCCATGCTCTTGGCAATCTCGGGTCAGGAAGCGGGTCTGCGAAGCGGTTGCCTCAGAAGCCTCCGGTGAGGCCGCCTGCGTTTACGACTACTAATACGGTGTCACCGATGAGGACGATGGACCTTTCGGCTGCTGCTCGTAGGAAAAAACAGAAGCTACCCGAGAAGCATTTGCACGAGAAGGTGGCGGCTATTTTGCCTGAATCTGCGCTTTATACTCAGTTACTTGAGTTTGAATCTAGGGTTGATTCCGCTTTAGCGAGAAAGAAAGTTGATATCCAGGAGGCATTGAAGAATCCGCCTACTATTCAGAAAACGCTTCGGATTTATGTGTTTAATACTTTTGCTAATCAGATTAGGACTATTCCTAAGAAGCCAAATGCTGAACCTCCTACGTGGACACTTAAGATTGTAGGAAGGATTATGGAGGAGGGTATGGATCCTGATCAAGCTGCCATGTTTCAGAAATCTAGCCCCATGTACCCAAAGTTTTCGACTTTCTTTAAAAGAGTCTCTATTTCGTTGGACCAGAAACTATATCCTGATAACCATATTATTATATGGGATTCTGCGCGATCGCCTGCACCTCAGGATGGTTTCGAGGTCAAAAGAAAGGGAGAACAAGAGTTCACTGTTAATTTAAGACTGGAATTGAATTACATGCCTGAGAAATACAAACTCTCACCAGCTTTAACTGAAGTGTTGGGTATTGAGGTTGAGACTCGCACAAGAATTATCTCTTCTATCTGGCATTATGTTAAGGCTCGAAAGTTGCAGAACCCTGATGATCCTTCTTTCTTCAACTGCGATCCTCCACTTCAGAAAGTTTTTGGGGAAGGAAAGGTTAAGTTCAATGCAGTCACGCAAAAGATCACACCTCATTTGTCTCCTCCACAACCAATACATTTGGAACATAGGATTAAACTTTCTGGAAATAATCCTGCTGGAACTGCATGTTACGATGTATTGGTTGATGTGCCGTTCCCTATCCAGAGGGAACTGAATGCTCTGCTGGCCAATACAGAAAAGACCAAAGAGATTGAAGCTTGTGATGAAGCAATTTGTTCTGCCATAAGGAAGATCcatgagcatcgaaggagaaggGCCTTTTTTCTCGGTTTTAGTCAATCTCCTATTGAGTTTATTAATGCACTTCTAGAATCCCAGAGTAAGGATCTGAAAGCTGTTGCTGGGGAGGCAAGTCGGAATGCTGAGAAAGAGCGTCGGTCTCAGTTTTATAGCCAACCATG GGTTGAGGATGCTGTTATCCGCTACATTAATCGCAAGCCAGCTTCTGATGCACCTGGAAGTGGATGA